The following nucleotide sequence is from Nautilia sp. PV-1.
TCTTTTAATCGTTGCCGTTCCTGAAACAATGGGGGTCGGTTACAATTACGTAACGGCTCTTTTTCAGGACAGTTTTACTTTTACACAGGTGTTCAGCATTACCGTTATTAAGCTTGTTGCTGTTATTATAGCAATAGGCAGCGGTCTTTTCGGAGGGCTTATGTCTCCTTCCATTTTTATAGGGGCGTTTGGGGGATATTTTCTGGGAGATCTGTTTATACATTTTAATGTGGATCCTAAAGTTTTGGCTTTAGTCGGAAGCGTTGCTATGCTCAGCGGCATATCCAGGGCGCCTCTTAGAAGTTCGATTATAATTATTGAACTTACGCATTCATATCAGCTGCTTATCCCTTCGCTGATAGCAGCCAGTATAACGTCATTTATTGTGGCTAAATTTGAACCGGGAAGCTATTTTAAAAGAAGCCTTATCCAAAAAGGAATCGATATTGAAAATCAAAAAGTGCTCAGGTTTTTAAAAAATCTGAAATTTGAAAAATATCTTTTAGATGTTCCGCCTGTAAGCGAAAATATGAAAATATCAAAAGTTAAAACGCTTTTCAAAAAACATCATATAAGATATCTGCCTGTCGTAAACGACAGTAATGTATTGGTGGGAGTTCTTTCCGTAAGGGATTTGAGAAAATCATATTTTAAAAGCAAAAACGCAACGGTTAGGGATTTGATGAGCAAACATCCTATAATTCTGCATAAAGACGCTTCAATGGATGAAATAATTAAAACAATAGGGCTGCTGACCGCATCCAATGTGCCGTATGTGGATCAGGAGGGAAAATACATCGGAATGCTGGATTTGAATAAACTGTTTAAAGATATTTCAATGGTGGACAGATACAAGCTTATCTGAGAAACGTAGGAATTAAACTGAAAACGTATTTTGTAAAATCCGTCATTTCATTAAGCATCCACGGCATTGTTAAAATCAGAACGGCCGCTATAGCGAGAATTTTAGGCACAAAGCTTAAAGTCATTTCGTTAATCTGTGTCGTTGCCTGAAAAATGGAAATTAAAAGCCCTACTATCATACCTACCAAAAGAGCCGGAAGCGCAAGCAAAAGAGCCAGTTTTAACGTTTGAACCGCCAAAGCTATAATTTCAGATTGCAAAGTCAACTCCTAATACTTTCATGACAGCCCGGTCAACTTTTTTCATTTCTTCTTCTGTCAGTTTCGTAACCAGGCCTTTTGAAAAAATTATTTTTCCTGTTGATATTATACCAATTGCGGTGGCAACTATTTCACTGTCTTTTGTCATTAAATCCCTTTTTTTAATAAGCACCCTGTAATCCCCTCCTAAAAGCTGGCCTGAAAGAGGCAGGACGACTACTGTGTGGTATATGTCTTCATAACATGCGAAATTCAGGTAATCGTTTTGATAAATTAAAAACGGGCGGGTTTTTGCGGAATCTGTCAGTTTGGCAAAATAAACTTCGCCTCTTTTAAATTCAGGAACTTTTTCGCCTTTAAACTCTCCTTCGAAAAATTCAATATAACTGGCTCTTTGGGTTCTGGGTCTGCATTTAAGGGAAAGTTCGTTTCTTTCAAGCCATTTTTTGAATTTTTCTTTTTCCATTTTACTCTTCTTCGAATCTGATATTTTTATATTCTTTAGGAATAAGATATTCTCTTATATCTTTTATTTTAGGCAGCAGTTTGGCTTTATGTCCTATTTCATACAGTTTATTGATTGCGTTTAACTGTTCTTCGTCAAGTTCTACGGATTTGTCGTTTGCATACAAAGAAAGGTATTTGTCTAACGTTTTATCATCAACCCTTACGAGGTTTCTTTCTATTAGCATTTTAGCAAGTAGGTTTTTATGTCTGTTGGCCACTTCAACGGCTCGTGTCAGGATATTTTCAATGTTTATCGCATCTATCAGCGGAACGGATCTTCTTATTGCCATGCCTCCTAAAGGAAGAGGCGTTTCACCGGCCATATCTACCCATAAATCCCAAAGCTCTTTTTCCACTTCAAGTCGTTCGTTAAATGTGAGAATGCTTTCGTGTATAAGCACTCCGGCGTCAACTTCTCCGTCAAGGACGGCTTTTTCAATATCAAGAAAATTTTTGTAAATAATTCTGGCTTTTGGATAGGCTATTTTGAATATTAGGGCGTTTGTCGTGTATTCGCCGCTTAATGCCACTTTGAAGTTGGGTTTTAGTTTTTCCCCTTTTAATTTTACAAGTTTCGGACCGTAGCCGTATCCGAAGCTTATCGCCGTTCTTAAGAGTGCGTATTCGTCTTTTATAAACGGATATACACCGAAACTTATAGCGCTTACGTCATATATGTTTTTTAAGGCTTTTTGGTTCAGCGTTTCAATATCTTCGGCAATATTTTGAAATTTATATTTTTTAGACGGCTTTCCGGTTAGGGATTCTGTTATCCAGCCGAACTTGATGGCGTAGTACATAAATATATCGTCTGCGTCAGGCGAATGTGCGATCATAAAATTTTTCATAAATCTTACACCTTTTTTTGAAAATTATATCATAATAGGCTTTTTTGTCTCAAAATGCTGTTTAAAAGCTTTATATATAGTATAATATATTACCTCAAATAGTGTAAAGGATTGTGAATGATAGGGGTGGGGAGTTTAAAAGAAAGGATTGTAAAGCTTAACTTTCTATCGATATTTTCAATAATAATACTGTTTTCAATATTAAGTTTTACATTCGTATATTTTATTATAGAAACTTCATTAAAAAAAGAGATAGAGTTTATTCAAAACGATTATCTGTATACAAGAAAAACTATTGTTAAAAACGAAGTGTATAATTTAATCAACTATATAAACCAGATAAGTAAAATAGAAAATAAAAAATATCTACATAAACTGAAAGAAAGTGTCATATTTCTGTCAAATGTTTTAAAGAAGGAAAATCCTTCCAATTTTAAATACGTCCTTTCCGAATTTGCAAAAAAACATCCGTTTTTTATTGTTGCGCTGAGCGATTTAAACGGGAATAAGATATTTGCCAATTTTAAAGATTACAATAAAACGAAACGCAAAAAATTCATTAATGAAATACTTTCAGGCAAAATTGTCAATAACGGTTTTTTGACGTTAAATACTCCGGAAGGGGCTATATATGCCAGCAGCAGGATTTTTACGAATATATTTAACGGGAAAAAATATTTTATAACCAATGCGGTATTAAAATCCACAATAGACAAAAACATTCAGTCCGCCATAGCCAATCTGTTAAACACAGTTAATTCTCTATTCAGCAACAGTCATGTGACTATAGTGAAAATAACAACCAAAAATCCCGGAGAATACGGAAAATTTATTGTTAATGCGCTTGATAAAAATTTAAACGGCAGTTTTGTAGACAGTAAGAAAAATTTTGAATATTTGAGGGAATATATAAAAAATATTTCTAAAGAGAATGAAAAATATCTCATATATAAATATAAAAATAAAACCTGTATAGCTTTTATAGCTAAATACAAACCGTTTAACTGGCTTATAATAGACAGTCTTGATATTTCCAAAATTAAAGAAATTATCAAAAAAAGAAAAGAGCTTATTAAAAAAGAGATATTTAATATTTTCGTAATGTATATAGTTATTTCTGTTATTTTTCTGATACTTGTATATTTTATTACAAAATATGAAAACAATCTTCTGTCAATAATTGTGGATAAATATGAAAAAAGAATTCATTTCAAAAGCGAAAAACTGCAAGAACTGAACAAAAATCTTCAAAAAGAGATAGATAAAAAAACTCAGGAGCTTGTTCAAAGCTTTTTTACCGATCCTTTGACCGGTCTGCCTAACCGTGAAAAACTTCTTGTTGATGTGGACAATCACAGATATGTGGCTATATTAAACATCGACTCTTTTAAAGAAATAAACGATTTTTACGGTTTGGACCTGGGAGACGAAGTTTTAAAAAAAGTAGCGGAAATTTTGAAGAAACTGGATTTGGGGTATAAACTTCCGGCTGACGAGTTTGCAATAATAGGAGATGATCTTGAAGAGTTGAAAGAAAGGGTTAAAAAAATAATAGAAGAGGTTGAAAAACAGAAAATAAAAGTAGACGGAAGTGTAGAAGTCGAAATTTCTATGAGTGCCGGAATAGGAGAAAACCTTCCTCAGGCCGACATGGCTTTAAAATTTGTAAAAACCAATAAAAATTCAAATGTAAATATTATGGTTTACAACGACCATCTTCCGATAGTCAAAGAATACCATAACAATATAAAATGGAAAAATATACTTAAAAAAGTAATTAAAGAAGACGGTGTAATCCCTTACGTACAGCCTATAGTAAACGCGTCAGATTATAAAACGGAAAAATACGAATGTCTGATAAGAATAGAATATGAAGGAGAAATTTATCCGCCTTATCATTTTCTGGAGATTTCAAAAAAAACAGGCCAGTATATTGATCTTCAGAAAATTATGATTGATAAATGTTTTAAAACTTTTAAAGACCTTGATTACAAATTTTCAATAAATCTTTCGGCATTTGAACTTGCAAACGAACAGTTTAGGGAATATCTGATCACTAAAATTGACGAATACAATGTTGCAGACAAACTGATTATAGAGCTTTTGGAAGATGAAAAACTTCACAATGAAGAACTTATGGGGTTTTTGATATTCCTTCATAATCTAGATGTGGAATTTGCGATTGACGATTTCGGAAGCGGGCACAGCAATCTTTCTTATCTTCTCTCAAAACTGCCGGTATCCATATTGAAAATAGACGGATATCTCATTAAAAATATTAATGAGAATCTTAACAACTACAAACTGGTAAAAGCGCTTGTAAATATGGCAAAAATATTTAATTTATCCGTAGTTGCGGAGTTTGTGGAAAATGAGGAAATAGCGCTTATTTTGAAAGATTTGGGAGTTGACTATCTTCAGGGATATTATTTCAGCAAACCTGTTCCTTTGGATAATTTAAAAAATAAACTTTAAAATTAATTTAGAATAAATACATTTGATATAATTGCATAATATTATCTAAAAGGATTTAAATGGATGCAAATAAGCAAAAAGCTCTTGAACTTGCAATGAAACAGATTGATAAGCAGTTTGGGAAAGGCTCTTTGGTTAAATTAAGCGAAAAAGACATAGAGCCTATAGCTGCCATTCCCACAGGAAGTTTCGGGCTTGATATGGCTCTTGGAATCGGAGGTATTCCTAAAGGGAGAATTACGGAAATTTACGGTCCTGAGAGCAGCGGTAAGACGACTTTGGCGCTGTCTATTATCGCTCAGGCTCAAAAAGAAGGCGGAGTGGCGGCGTTTATAGATGCGGAACACGCTCTTGACGTAATATATGCAAAACATATAGGCGTAGATGTGGATAACCTGCTTGTTTCCCAGCCTGATTTCGGAGAGCAGGCTCTTGAGATAGTGGAAACGCTTGCAAGAAGCGGGGCTGTGGATATTATCGTAATCGACTCCGTAGCCGCCCTTACGCCTAAAGCGGAAATAGAAGGAAATATGGGTGACGCTCAGGTTGGTGTTCAGGCCAGACTTATGAGCCAGGCTTTAAGAAAGCTTACTGCGGCTATTCATAAAATGAATACAACCGTTGTATTTATCAACCAGATCAGAATGAAGATAGGTATGATGGGATACGGTTCTCCCGAAACAACAACAGGAGGTAACGCTCTTAAATTTTATTCTTCAGTAAGACTTGATGTAAGAAGAATAGCCACTCTTAAACAGGCAGATAAAGAAGTCGGAAACAGGGTTAAAGTTAAAGTAGTGAAAAATAAAGTGGCTCCTCCTTTCAGAATAGCCGAATTCGATATTATGTTCGGTAAAGGTATTTCCAGAGAAGGAGAGCTTTTAGACTACGGTGTTAAGCTTGACATAATAGACAAAAGCGGAGCATGGTTCAGTTACGGTGCTACCAGACTGGGACAGGGTAAAGAGAATGCAAAAGAATATTTAAAAACGCATCCTGAACTGGCTCAGGAAATAGAACAGAAAATTAAAGACGCTTTGGGCGTTGAACTTTCTCATATGATAGAAGCTATTGAAAAAGACGAAGACGAATTAAATTTAAAAGGAGAGTAAATGATATTCATAGAAGATATATTTGCCGATGAGGTATTAGACAGCAGAGGAAATCCTACTGTAAGAGCCACAGTTACTTTAAGCGACGGAACTCAGGCAAGCGCAATCGTACCTAGCGGTGCAAGTACAGGGGCTTTGGAAGCGCTTGAGCTTAGAGACGGAGGAGACAGATATTTAGGAAAAGGCGTTTTGAGAGCGTGTGAAAATGTAAACACTATAATAGCTAACGAATTAATAGGCGTTTCTCCTTACGATCAGGCGGAAATCGACGGTATTATGCTTGAACTTGACGGAACGGAAAATAAAAGCAAACTAGGTGCTAATGCCATTCTCGGAGTTAGTATGGCCGTAGCCAGAGCCGCTGCAAAATCTCTTAATATGCCGTTATTCAGATATCTCGGCGGATCTAATGCGGTTATTATGCCGACTCCTATGCTAAATATTATTAACGGCGGAGCGCATGCGGACAATGATGTTGATTTACAGGAATATATGATTATGCCGACAGGTTTTGATGATTTCGCGGAAGCGCTCAGAGCCAGCAGCGAGGTATATCATACGCTTAAAAAACTTCTTGAAAAAGACGGGCACAGCACAGCGTTAGGTGATGAAGGCGGATTTGCTCCTAACTTTAAAAACAATGAAGAGCCTATTGAATATATTTTAAAAGCTATCGAAAAAGCCGGATATAAACCTGGAGAGCAGATTAATATAGCTCTTGACGCTGCAAGCAGCGAATTTTATAAAGACGGAAAATATGTTTTAGCTGGAGAAAACAAAACATTAAGCGCGGAAGAGCTTGTGGATTATTATGAATATTTATGCAATAAATATCCTATTGTTTCTTTAGAAGACGGTTTGGCGGAAGACGACTGGGACGGATGGAAAATCCTTACGGCAAAATTAGGAAACAAAATTCAGCTTGTGGGAGACGATTTATTCGTAACAAACAAAAAAATCCTTAAAAAAGGTATAGATTTAGGCGTGGCTAACTCTATTTTGATTAAATTAAATCAGATCGGTACCGTAACGGAAACAATGCAGACTATGAGACTGTCATACAGAAACGGATATACTTGTGTGGTTTCACACAGAAGCGGTGAGAGTGAAGATGCATTTATAGCGGATTTTGCCGTTGCTATGAACAGCGGTCAAATCAAAACGGGCGCTCCTGCAAGAGGTGAAAGAAACGCTAAATATAACAGACTTCTTGAAATCACAAGAAGCATTGCCGGTGCAGAATATATCGGAAAAGAACTATTTTAAAAGGTGAAAACTTTTTTTGTTTTCACCGGAGTTAATCAATGATTGATTTTGACGATTTACAACAGAAAAAATTTGATTACAAAATAGCTCTTGTTGTAATAATCGCATTTTTATTTGCTTTTTATGTTTATGATCTGCTGTTTGGAAGCAGGTCTTATATGAGGCTTTTGGATTTGCAAAACGAATATAAAA
It contains:
- a CDS encoding chloride channel protein produces the protein MKKEEFLHFLFIPVVIGILGGFSAILFRWLINFFETVYNKIDIFHSPYLYLFTMPLVFWFSHFLIHKLLINTTNVTLDNIAKKISIMRGNFSILKGFLVLFLTSLNIGFGVPVGREAPIAKLGGLFGEVFLMFVKTSKVNMPIYLGAAVSSAIAATFNAPLAGIILGIEIILGKINTYIIIPMIVACSTATLMAREYLGDYTAFFVPHLEFRDVYFYIVPVEGVFFAFLALIMAYFFDLFREMRIRFKHKWDKIVILNGFIVGLLIVAVPETMGVGYNYVTALFQDSFTFTQVFSITVIKLVAVIIAIGSGLFGGLMSPSIFIGAFGGYFLGDLFIHFNVDPKVLALVGSVAMLSGISRAPLRSSIIIIELTHSYQLLIPSLIAASITSFIVAKFEPGSYFKRSLIQKGIDIENQKVLRFLKNLKFEKYLLDVPPVSENMKISKVKTLFKKHHIRYLPVVNDSNVLVGVLSVRDLRKSYFKSKNATVRDLMSKHPIILHKDASMDEIIKTIGLLTASNVPYVDQEGKYIGMLDLNKLFKDISMVDRYKLI
- the fliQ gene encoding flagellar biosynthesis protein FliQ, which codes for MQSEIIALAVQTLKLALLLALPALLVGMIVGLLISIFQATTQINEMTLSFVPKILAIAAVLILTMPWMLNEMTDFTKYVFSLIPTFLR
- a CDS encoding type II toxin-antitoxin system PemK/MazF family toxin, with protein sequence MEKEKFKKWLERNELSLKCRPRTQRASYIEFFEGEFKGEKVPEFKRGEVYFAKLTDSAKTRPFLIYQNDYLNFACYEDIYHTVVVLPLSGQLLGGDYRVLIKKRDLMTKDSEIVATAIGIISTGKIIFSKGLVTKLTEEEMKKVDRAVMKVLGVDFAI
- a CDS encoding menaquinone biosynthesis family protein, coding for MKNFMIAHSPDADDIFMYYAIKFGWITESLTGKPSKKYKFQNIAEDIETLNQKALKNIYDVSAISFGVYPFIKDEYALLRTAISFGYGYGPKLVKLKGEKLKPNFKVALSGEYTTNALIFKIAYPKARIIYKNFLDIEKAVLDGEVDAGVLIHESILTFNERLEVEKELWDLWVDMAGETPLPLGGMAIRRSVPLIDAINIENILTRAVEVANRHKNLLAKMLIERNLVRVDDKTLDKYLSLYANDKSVELDEEQLNAINKLYEIGHKAKLLPKIKDIREYLIPKEYKNIRFEEE
- a CDS encoding bifunctional diguanylate cyclase/phosphodiesterase; the encoded protein is MIGVGSLKERIVKLNFLSIFSIIILFSILSFTFVYFIIETSLKKEIEFIQNDYLYTRKTIVKNEVYNLINYINQISKIENKKYLHKLKESVIFLSNVLKKENPSNFKYVLSEFAKKHPFFIVALSDLNGNKIFANFKDYNKTKRKKFINEILSGKIVNNGFLTLNTPEGAIYASSRIFTNIFNGKKYFITNAVLKSTIDKNIQSAIANLLNTVNSLFSNSHVTIVKITTKNPGEYGKFIVNALDKNLNGSFVDSKKNFEYLREYIKNISKENEKYLIYKYKNKTCIAFIAKYKPFNWLIIDSLDISKIKEIIKKRKELIKKEIFNIFVMYIVISVIFLILVYFITKYENNLLSIIVDKYEKRIHFKSEKLQELNKNLQKEIDKKTQELVQSFFTDPLTGLPNREKLLVDVDNHRYVAILNIDSFKEINDFYGLDLGDEVLKKVAEILKKLDLGYKLPADEFAIIGDDLEELKERVKKIIEEVEKQKIKVDGSVEVEISMSAGIGENLPQADMALKFVKTNKNSNVNIMVYNDHLPIVKEYHNNIKWKNILKKVIKEDGVIPYVQPIVNASDYKTEKYECLIRIEYEGEIYPPYHFLEISKKTGQYIDLQKIMIDKCFKTFKDLDYKFSINLSAFELANEQFREYLITKIDEYNVADKLIIELLEDEKLHNEELMGFLIFLHNLDVEFAIDDFGSGHSNLSYLLSKLPVSILKIDGYLIKNINENLNNYKLVKALVNMAKIFNLSVVAEFVENEEIALILKDLGVDYLQGYYFSKPVPLDNLKNKL
- the recA gene encoding recombinase RecA, which gives rise to MDANKQKALELAMKQIDKQFGKGSLVKLSEKDIEPIAAIPTGSFGLDMALGIGGIPKGRITEIYGPESSGKTTLALSIIAQAQKEGGVAAFIDAEHALDVIYAKHIGVDVDNLLVSQPDFGEQALEIVETLARSGAVDIIVIDSVAALTPKAEIEGNMGDAQVGVQARLMSQALRKLTAAIHKMNTTVVFINQIRMKIGMMGYGSPETTTGGNALKFYSSVRLDVRRIATLKQADKEVGNRVKVKVVKNKVAPPFRIAEFDIMFGKGISREGELLDYGVKLDIIDKSGAWFSYGATRLGQGKENAKEYLKTHPELAQEIEQKIKDALGVELSHMIEAIEKDEDELNLKGE
- the eno gene encoding phosphopyruvate hydratase, which produces MIFIEDIFADEVLDSRGNPTVRATVTLSDGTQASAIVPSGASTGALEALELRDGGDRYLGKGVLRACENVNTIIANELIGVSPYDQAEIDGIMLELDGTENKSKLGANAILGVSMAVARAAAKSLNMPLFRYLGGSNAVIMPTPMLNIINGGAHADNDVDLQEYMIMPTGFDDFAEALRASSEVYHTLKKLLEKDGHSTALGDEGGFAPNFKNNEEPIEYILKAIEKAGYKPGEQINIALDAASSEFYKDGKYVLAGENKTLSAEELVDYYEYLCNKYPIVSLEDGLAEDDWDGWKILTAKLGNKIQLVGDDLFVTNKKILKKGIDLGVANSILIKLNQIGTVTETMQTMRLSYRNGYTCVVSHRSGESEDAFIADFAVAMNSGQIKTGAPARGERNAKYNRLLEITRSIAGAEYIGKELF
- a CDS encoding septum formation initiator family protein, translated to MIDFDDLQQKKFDYKIALVVIIAFLFAFYVYDLLFGSRSYMRLLDLQNEYKTLQTHVGELKKKNEKLQKEYFELKELEGGE